The genomic segment TAAATTATTTTGAGAGTTCCATATTTTTCTACCAAGTACATCATAAATTTCTAACACAAAAGGAGATTTAAAATTTACCTCTAATTTAAAGTATCCGGAATTGGGGTTTGGAGTGATTTTGATTAAGGAAGTTTGTATAGTTTGGTAATTGCCACTTTGTGAATTCCCACCTATACTAATTTCTTCTTGTAAAGAAGAAATTAGTATAGGCTGCGTTAGCGTATCTATAGTACCAGAAAGTCTATTTATAATTACTTTAACATTGAAAACACCATTGGTAGAATAAGAAATTGTTGGATTACGTAAATTCGAGAATTGATTGTTGCCAAAGTCCCAATGAAAACTTATTGCATCACTATCAATAGAATCACCATAAATTGT from the Bacteroidia bacterium genome contains:
- a CDS encoding T9SS type A sorting domain-containing protein; amino-acid sequence: MPDPSDTIVRICENKKITIYGDSIDSDAISFHWDFGNNQFSNLRNPTISYSTNGVFNVKVIINRLSGTIDTLTQPILISSLQEEISIGGNSQSGNYQTIQTSLIKITPNPNSGYFKLEVNFKSPFVLEIYDVLGRKIWNSQNNLTSGSFDINISSQINGIYYLKAISNDGIVTIKKIIKI